From Vigna unguiculata cultivar IT97K-499-35 chromosome 5, ASM411807v1, whole genome shotgun sequence, the proteins below share one genomic window:
- the LOC114186069 gene encoding kinetochore protein SPC24 homolog: MAEPSRNMEVERLISYTDDLVKVLVEPRDLNNLSYCHQQNLSLSSSSHSHHHDVRSSLQDCEKKVDACKQKIEEARSETVTDAELDLLQRELEEDLEKERLLKEEFRAIGEEFNDLEQQWISVQEQKKTLKKIEKTKLRAQMILSMYASVTNIVPDLGEQSKISGYIVDKDKDAVEKFDYDTSKMTDFDICNGVWKIISE, translated from the exons ATGGCAGAACCTTCAAGAAACATGGAGGTGGAGAGGCTGATCTCTTACACCGACGACCTCGTCAAGGTATTGGTGGAACCGCGCGACCTCAACAACCTCTCATATTGTCACCAACAAAACCTCTCCCTCTCTTCCTCTTCCCATTCTCACCATCACGACGTTCGCTCCTCCCTCCAAG ATTGTGAGAAAAAAGTAGATGCTTGCAAGCAGAAAATAGAGGAAGCTAGATCTGAGACTGTTACTGACGCGGAACTGGACCTTCTGCAGAGAGAACTGGAGGAAGACCTTGAAAAAGAACGTTTGTTGAAAGAAGAGTTTAG AGCCATCGGGGAAGAGTTTAATGATCTAGAACAGCAGTGGATTTCTGTCCAAGAGCAAAAGAAGACCTTGAAGAAAATAGAGAAGACTAAGCTAAGGGCACA gATGATACTGTCAATGTATGCTTCAGTGACAAATATTGTTCCTGACTTGGGTGAACAGTCCAAAATCTCAGGCT ATATTGTGGATAAGGATAAAGACGCAGTTGAAAAGTTTGACTATGATACCTCTAAGATGACTGATTTTGATATATGTAATGGTGTTTGGAAAATAATTAGTGAGTGA
- the LOC114186068 gene encoding nodulation-signaling pathway 2 protein-like produces MMQQEDMQSPWSFFEDMNSTFESGVESYGFTVYDHVGDCGSYGFTVDDCGAYGFTVDDHVGDCGLNTLLSTLEDYSTSEICSIPFSSNPLFFSNDHVHTQYPINEETGQLPSLMELDDFDSILDTEIVSIEGHGYLRESEGSFFPPQNFSSEVENAWSPTPSVRSELSTNQASLLTLPHQNMEIENQVSLPHLLEAHGEALEQGQKSLAEVILRCMSQKASPLGESLERLVFYLSQSMTNHGDYLKGEAFKNFEAALRALYQGLPIGKVAHFAAVSAILEAMPPDCNSVHIVDSCVGHGFQWVPMIEAIAHMNKTVKLTSIKWDGDGEGLECFSSLSNFEETRKQLCEHAKSCGLKLKVEEKGVKELVAEIKKMNKRGGRGEFLAFNSMIGLPHMGRESSRRQALEFLRVAEDLINTSGNRGIITFGDGSAYERVKNSLNFRSFFKAHLEHYQTLLEAIESHFPTRFSEARIAMEQLFLQPCISSIDWLQTWEEMHSDGPVEAEISFKGCQLSKNILMEIREVLRGSEGSYQARIEGQNDNELVLEYKGSQLLRFSTWKN; encoded by the coding sequence ATGATGCAGCAAGAGGATATGCAGTCACCATGGTCATTCTTTGAAGACATGAACTCAACTTTTGAATCAGGTGTTGAGTCCTATGGCTTCACTGTGTATGACCATGTTGGTGATTGTGGATCCTATGGCTTCACTGTGGATGATTGTGGAGCCTATGGTTTCACTGTGGATGACCATGTTGGTGACTGTGGACTCAATACACTGTTGAGCACTCTAGAGGATTATTCCACTTCTGAAATTTGTTCCATACCCTTTTCTTCCAAccctttatttttttccaatgATCATGTTCACACCCAATACCCAATCAATGAAGAAACCGGGCAACTTCCATCACTCATGGAATTGGATGATTTTGATTCCATTCTGGATACTGAAATTGTTAGTATTGAAGGTCATGGATACCTAAGGGAGAGTGAAGGGAGCTTCTTTCCCCCACAGAATTTTTCAAGTGAGGTGGAAAATGCTTGGAGTCCTACCCCTTCTGTGAGGTCAGAGTTGTCCACAAATCAAGCATCACTATTGACTTTACCCCACCAAAACATGGAAATTGAAAACCAAGTGAGTCTTCCACACTTGCTAGAGGCACATGGAGAGGCCTTGGAGCAAGGACAAAAATCACTAGCAGAAGTGATTTTGAGGTGCATGAGCCAGAAAGCTAGTCCACTAGGTGAGTCTCTAGAGCGCCTTGTGTTCTACTTGTCTCAGAGCATGACCAATCATGGAGACTATCTCAAAGGTGAGGCCTTCAAGAACTTTGAGGCTGCTCTGAGGGCACTCTATCAAGGTCTCCCAATTGGGAAAGTTGCTCACTTTGCAGCTGTTTCTGCAATTCTTGAAGCCATGCCACCAGATTGTAATAGTGTACACATAGTGGACTCTTGTGTTGGACATGGGTTTCAATGGGTTCCAATGATTGAGGCTATTGCACACATGAACAAAACAGTGAAACTGACATCAATTAAATGGGATGGTGATGGTGAGGGTCTTGAGTGTTTTTCTAGTTTATCAAATTTTGAGGAAACTAGAAAGCAGCTCTGTGAGCATGCCAAATCCTGTGGTTTGAAGTTGAAGGTAGAGGAGAAAGGAGTGAAGGAACTTGTTGCTGAGATTAAGAAAATGAACAAAAGGGGTGGGAGAGGTGAGTTTTTGGCCTTCAATTCCATGATTGGTCTTCCACACATGGGAAGAGAAAGTAGCAGAAGACAAGCCTTGGAGTTTCTAAGGGTAGCTGAAGATTTGATCAACACCTCTGGCAATAGGGGGATTATAACTTTTGGGGATGGAAGTGCTTATGAGAGAGTGAAAAACAGCTTGAATTTCAGGTCATTCTTTAAAGCACATTTGGAGCATTACCAAACCTTGTTAGAAGCAATTGAATCACATTTCCCAACTCGTTTCTCAGAAGCAAGAATCGCCATGGAGCAACTGTTTTTGCAACCTTGTATTTCCTCTATTGATTGGTTACAAACATGGGAAGAGATGCACAGTGATGGCCCTGTTGAGGCTGAAATTAGCTTTAAGGGTTGCCAATTaagcaaaaatattttgatgGAAATCAGAGAAGTGTTGAGAGGAAGTGAAGGCTCATATCAAGCAAGGATTGAAGGACAAAATGACAATGAACTAGTTTTGGAGTACAAAGGATCTCAGCTCTTAAGATTTTCAACTTGGAAAAACTAA